TGCTTCAGTTAAAGATTATTCAATGAACAAGTCTGAGCCAAGGGATGATGCAAAAACTGTGTCTCAGCCTCAGGTGATGATATCTGAAGCAACGAGTCCTAAGAGAACTTCTAGTAATGCAGGTGTGATGGACAAGGTGAGAGGAGCTGTGAATTCATTGCTGGGGAATGAGGAACCATCACAACAATATGGAGTCAAAACTCCTACTACACGCACTTCGTCACAGCAAACTCAACAAGGTAAAGCACTCTCATTATGATATCTGTTTGGTactatcatcttttttttttcatgtaaacTATTTTGTGCTACAGAATAAACTTAATTCATGTGATCGTTCCACATTTTGCAGTTGATCAGGAAGAGAACCGTAGGAGAATTCTACAGGAAAATTGAAAATCCTCCAGAGATGTCCTTTATAAACTTTTGTATATGACTACATGTATCGAATATGTACTTTCTTTTTTGCCATTTGGTGTATGTATCCAATAATTAGACTGGAAATCATTTCCAATGTTTTGTAAAATTCAATTTGTATGGAATAAACTGTGTACCATGATTATCCCCAAAAAATGTGTGCAGTTTGCATTTTCGATAATTAATACAGAAGGATTTCGTTAGAAAAGACATTATTGTCGCCATATAATAGGTTATTCTTAAATGGCAGTGTAAAAAACTTACACAATAGATATATTATTTACTGTTATGTAGTTGTGTTTATAACTTGTGTGAAATATTATAATCATTGGGATTTAACTTCAATTTAAACAAAACAGGATAACTCTCTTcaatttcattttgaattttggcgTAGTTATGcaaataaatgaaacaaatcATGTCTTcatgttttgaaaatatatcTCACTTTGTTATTGGTTATGCGTATATCAGCTGTTGAACTAGCAATTTGTTCCCAAATTATTTGCAACAAATCCCGATTTTCTATTCCACATATTATATGTCTcgtttcctttttttaatataatttgttcACATGTTTGCAAATAGTATATAACCCCAAAAGGAtgtgaaacaaacatttttCATTGGTAATAGTTTACGTGTTCGATAACCAGTCTGTAATACTTTGTTAATGAATAACTTATAATTGAATCATCAGTTCATCACTAATTGTTTAAATGCCACTCTGAGATATACACAAGGTGACAAGACTCACCGAAGGCTATTATAGTACAACAGGATCGCAGGGTAAATATATATAGTTGAAGTTGCCACTTGAACTTATAGTGAAGCAAATAGTCATTAGCCACAAAAGGAACTAAAGGAGGATTATCTGATGCAAAAAGCTCCCCAAAAATTAAGTCAAGTCAGTGCCGTCTATAATCTCAAAGGAAGTTgcctaaaattatatataaaagaatatacGAAAATCAAGAATCCAAAACTTTGATAATGAGAATAAAATGGCAATTAATAGCATTTGAATCCAAGTCACTAAGTAtaattggtttttttattttttataataataagtataattGCTACTAGACAGTAGTTCAATACTAAATCAGAAGACTTTTCTAAGTAACAGAGCTTCTGCTCCCATCTTTTCTGTAAGCACTAAGCAGAACCTACGGTGTTCGTTATAAGTTTCTCCATTCAAGCGTAAGTATAATGATCGCCTGTATAAGATAATCCAATCCAGTATTTCAAGTCATTGATTATTTCTATAAGATGTTATTATAGCTTTTTTTAAGGTAAGTAAATTTATATGTAAGAAAAGGTAAAAGAGTTACTATAAGAAAGAATACAGCATCCCTTTAAATTTAGGGTGAACAATTTAAAGATAAGTTTTTCATACAATAATGTTTATATAGTTTATATCTAAATTTTGATTTCTATGTATATCATATGAAGTCCAAGGTAAATCTAAAAGAAATAAGTTTAATATCTTTTAGCAACTTAATTATACATGTTGACAATGCATGTACGTACACATAGGCGAAAATGTCTTGATTTAGCTTAATAAGACAGCTAAATTATTAGCAGCAGTAGTTACCCGAAAACGTTTACAACTATTTAACAATTACTGTGATGTTTCTAAATATGGATCGTCCAGAACAAGGAGCTTATCTACGACTGAAagagtagagagagagagacgtgAATATGCATGACACACACGCATGCACACGCACGAGTTCCCATATTTCCCGGGAGATGAGAAAACATTGAACGagaaactaaaaaacaaaaggtttgaacGCGGGAATAAAGGGAAATGTGGTTCTACAAAAGCTACAAGCCATCCAAACGTAGTCTCATTTAGTTGTTAAGTTACGTTGCGGGCGATGACCGCTAAGGAAGGAAAGTCAATTAGTTCACCACCTTCTCTGTCTTCTCTTCTCCCCCATTCCTTTTAAAATCGATCTCTGCAAAACATGATTATTATCTATCTACCCAACAAGCTGATTAAGAGGGAAGAACACATATATagagtttaattaattattgatggaAATGGAAGACAAAGCGAACATGATGATCATAAAGAGGAGTAGTAGAGGGAGAGGATGCCCTACAAGGCTACAGAAGCATGCACCGGCTTCTCTTGACACTGATAAGGTTCTTGTTGATCGTCCTTCAAACCCTTTTGGGGAGGCTTCAAGGGCAATACCATTGTTATCTCCACTCGTTCTTTCTCCACAGCCAACTTATGCAGACATTACTATTCAAGTTGGAACATCAGAGAAGAATGAGAGTGCTGCATGTGCATCATCCTCCACTCCGAGTCCAACCACAGGCTGGGAACATCCAGCTATCATTTCATTTCCCGAGCCATCATCTACTTTGTGTAGTTTCTTCCAAAAGCAATGCGTATTTCTGAACCATGCCCGGTGAAACAAATTCGATCACCTCACTGTTATTAATAAAAACGTCTTGTGTTGCGGTGTGGGGGTTTCAAAAGGAGGAAGGGTAACGCCTGCAGTGCACTTCCCCGTCCTTCGCCTTTAGGGAACTAATTACAACGTTGTTTAGAAATGTTAAAAGGTTCGATTACAGATGTAATCtttctattcaaatgtttataCAGTGAACTCCATTTAATTCCAATACAGTAATCTTTCAATTCAagtgttttcttattttgtaatttaatttgttgCTGTAAAGAAAAACCAAAACTACATGTATTTGCAATGTCAACgtgtttttctattaattttcacaagacttctttttctcttcctataTAATATTActcgtttttcttttttccggTTTCTCTTATCATAAAAACTATTGcgaaaagtttatataaaaattactgTTTTATAATCCTTGCAatattaaaccttttttttttttttgtactctTGTTGGTTTCCATTATATAGTAGTGTAAGCATCTCCATGAGCTGGCCTAAGCAAAAACATTGGAAAATTGTTGATTtatgtgtttttgttcttttaaatCCACTGCCGTATAAATTATGTGAATCTTGACTGTACAAGTTTGATTGACTACACAATAAGACAGtggctattttttattttttttagaagaataaaTAGTCTGTTCCAATATTTCAAAATGGCATCACTAAATTAGATACGAAGAATCCTGCAAATCATGTTTTAAACAAATCCTGTCCATTTAACATAGTCACTGCCAACTGCAACtagaaagagataaaataaaacgGATTTATCAAGTATTGAAATAGTAACAAACAATAACTAGACTTGAAAAAATACATTCTGCTACGGTTAAGgatgttgttaattttttaggaaaaaatatgtaaaaaaagtcaagagaaatgCTAATAGGACATTGTCTAATacattcttatttattaaataaatttatgtggaacttatttcaaaataaaggataaactaacaattttatttgTAGAAATCGAAAACAGTTATCaagaaatttatcaaaaatggGTATCAAAGGATAAACTAACAGTTTAGTAAAACTTGGGAAAAATTCAACCCATAAAAAAGAGCAACAGAAAATCCATTACTACCATTTATCaacaaatcattaaaaatattgcaattacttttataataagATGAGCtagtgaatcaaaataaaaatatatattttagtagGGCGAACTTGCTTATCCCAAAGGGCAATGGTCAAATTAATGGCAGTCGATAGACAATAGGGTTCTCATCCTCAACTCAGAAGCCGACATGATGTACGGTATCAAGCACATAACATCCTTCTTATACATAGAAAACCACTTAAGATCAGTTATTAATGCGGAAGAGCATATATATGACAACGTTGtcgaaaacatatttttgaatatCCCGAACTTCAAGAGTTCAGCACGCAAACGTTATCAAactgtttcttttaatttaataagaaaaaaaaaacatcatcctGTTTTTTAATGTCAAAAAGTTACGCGAGGCCTAACAAGCCTATCTATCATTATTATCATACAAGGGATTCTTAAATTCACTAAAATGTTCAAGTATACAGAACTAAAGAAACCACATACTTGACAAATGGTGGGCTTAAAGGAAATGCCCGAGTCTCTAACCATCAGTTAAAGGCAAAAAATTGCTCATTCTCTATGTACAAGAGGCCAACATCACAATAGTCTCGAAAGGGTAAAAATATTCCTATCTTCATCAATCTTTCActtaataattataatcaaaGAAAGGGATCATGAAACACACAATGACACCTCCGAATCATATTTCACGAAAGCGCCAGCCCCAACAAAATCAGAATTCAAACTCTCCTGTCGCCTGCAGAGATGTATAACATCATCCATCATGACAATTTGATACaatgaattaaaaaagagaaaaattcatAGTTGTTGTCCTTCAAGAGTAACAAACCTTATTGAAGAGAATGTCCTTATTATTTATGTGCATGATGCCATCCTTTAATGTGCATTTCCACCTGCTCTTGGTACGTGTCACCTGAATTTGTAGCAAGAGAAACCCTATTAGAGCCACAATATTTATCCAACCCTGAACCACTACCTACATATTATTATATCACTTGACATCTAGTTCACAGAAAGTGGAGGAAGGTTGTTACCTTATCAAACTGGGCCAAAACAAGATGATGTGTATTTTGATCCTCTCCTTGTTCCATGTCATCtaaatcatcatcatcctcTTCATTTAATGGaggttcatcatcatcatcatcatcaaaatcattacCCACTTCATTCTGAACCAAGAGAGCAGGGGTGCTTGCTGGTActtctaataattaataaaggaaaaagaatcagcaaattGTGatggataaaatatataataagccacaaaaatcttcaaaaatataattaatatattcacATTCTCAATTTACCAGGAGGAGCTGGTGTATTAGAAATGTTGTAGTCTTCACTGAACACTTCTCCATAGTTGTATATCTGCCACATGAAATAAACCCAGTAAGATGATGGAACACAAAACATGGTGGGGGAAGTGTCAAATGGAGCATAATGCAATTAAAACACTAAAACTAGCAACCGAAGAGTTAACTGGAATTTTACAGTccaatattcttctctttttggCGAAATGTTAGTCCATCTAGTCAATTGGAATTAAGGAGTATCATAAAGTTTGGATATAACAAAGCTATCCTATTATTAAACACGCAACTTATTCAGGTTCCAAATTATATAAATGTTAGTATGTTACAGTATCCATCTTGAATTCAAAATGCAAccacttgaagaatttgaaaacTTGTTTCAATCCCTTAAATTCTTTTTAGAGTTATATAGTTCCTTTTACAGTTACGTCATTCTGTTTTATCAATGATAAACCAGGGAAGATGGACCTCATACTTACACTAAACTAAACAGATACCCATATGTAAATGGGAATACTTAAAACTGATTTTTCTCAATACTTAGAACTTACCAAAAAGATCTACTTCTGAACAGATATATCTAATTATCCATTTCTTTTATAGTTTTGTAACAAAGGAATAACTCAAATGATGAATGAGAACTCGTTAAATGTTATATTGAAATCTTTAACATTGAATGTGGTTATTAAAGGCTAAAATTAATAGCCAAAGTGTACCAACTACCAAGAACTaaaggggggagggggggggggggggatgcatttttcacaaaattataagGGATAACAGTAAGCTAGAATAAGTAGACAAAGTAAATGCATCCCTGGCTGTAGAACGAAAGAGCAAACATGTTTAGTTACAAAAGCTCACAAGAGTGCAGGAAGGAGGGGCCAAATGTCACTACTCACATTTGGAGTAGAGAGCACATCATCATCATATGGAATTGGTCCATCAAGTTGAGGAATCCTAGAAGTCGACCTCTCCAAATCTGCTGACATTTTTCCTTTGGAAATAGTGTGATGTGAATTAATAGAGATGCCCCTTCCACTTACCTGAAAGATTGATCTCCAAGAGTTTAGTAACTGAATAAACTTTTTCCATCAACCAAGCAAGTCAATGAATTAATAGACAGAATTAAGCATGCATGTACATTGTAAAAAGCCAACAGAACAATGTATATTCAGTACAAGAGTGGGATGGGAAAGAAGCTAGCAATTTAAACTTATCAATAAATCTTTTTTTGAGTAAAATGTCCATGCTGCAGATCATTGAGACAGTAAATGTTTATTACTTTCAGAAATCTGATAAATACAAATTTGAGAGGATGATTTTTTATCAGATTTCTAAAGTTGGCAAATACTAGATTATGGTTCACATTGTCAAGCAGCTCCCAGATGGACCGGCAGTAACTAAGTTCACTCAACCTATAATCAGTACAATTATACGGAATCAGAACCTATGTTATTGAAGAGCTGAATAATTGATGTCACAATCAAATGCCCCAAAAACTATAAAACTACAATGAAACTGGAAGAGTGAATATAAGATATCAAATTCCAAGAAAAACACTCCCATTAGTGGTTTTCcaacaagagaaagaaactaCTTTTATCATTATGCTATCTTTAGAAACTATTAGGCAAATTTCTTTTACAAGCCAGAGTGATACAGGCTGCAGGAATATCTGTAAAGAAATATGCTAAACTCAATGTGCTGAAAATCATTTATAGCCAAAATTGAAGACACTAGCAAAGAAAAAGGATAATTTATCAACTGATCTTACTCTAGTACTCATACAATAGTCTAATGCATGAGCAAGAGATACAAGCAAGGAAATACATAGAGGACAAGAGGAAGACAAAAATAACAATGAGAAAAGagtgtttaaaaataaacaaagaaggaaaaaggaGCAAGGCGAAACATATGGCATCAGTGTGGATTGTGGAAAATCAGTGGGTAGAATTGAACAGAACTAAAAAAAGCCTTCAGATTTGGCCTAGTATTAAAACATTCATACAGGATACAGCTGACCCCCAAAATTAAGGTTGgcaatttttctttcattttgatgtaaaactctgCGAAGTAGACCTCATAGTTTTATGTTGTTGTAGAAGAAATCATTGTTCATTTGTGTTCATGGTAACCTGCCATGGTCCATCAATATGTTTGAAAAAAGTTAAGAGATTTCTGCATTATCTTAaccaatttttcaaaattgacaGATGCAATGGAGATAGATATGGCAAGACTTGCCCCCTCCACCTGCCATCCCACATGTTCCCATCTCGTCCCAACCCATGGCAGCCCCcattagagaaaaaagagaggaaagaaagCACCTCCTAATAGCACACTACACTTTACAGGGATGGGATGGCAAGACTAGATTTTACCAATCCCCATGTCCCATCTTGTCCCCTCCATCTGCCATCCCTCATACCCCCATCTTGTCCCAACCCATAGCAACCCCCAtttgagaaaaagaaagtaCCTCTTACAGCAGAATACGCTTTCTAGGGATGGGATGGCAAGACTAGCTTTTACCATCCCACATGTCCCAACTTGTGTCAACCACAAGTCCACAACCCCAAAAAGGGACAGGAAAGGGAAGTgccaaaacaaacaaactatGATATTATCCTTGCTcccattcaataaaaaaatcagagTCATTTACAATGAAGACAACAATgataaaaacaagaaattagTCAGCTAACATCATTACAGCACTACTTACAAAAGATATGCAGACATCCTGGTGATATATATGATGCTGACTAATAGGGGGTACCTCAATTTCAAAATCTCCATGTGTAGCATCCCCAGCTCCATCTTGCTGAGGTATATATCCACCAGCATTATATTGAGAAGTTAAATCATTGCGTTTTCGCTTTCCTGATGGCATCGTGAAGAAGTCCTGGGTTTTTTTAAAGCTCAGGTTTCACATTCTagacaaaaataactataaaatgtTTTGCAACAACAGTAACAATGTTTGCTGGCTTTATAAAATAACTCTAACATGATGAGgtcaattcaaattttgacaACACAGGAAGCATTCTTCTATCAGACTGACTTGCTTACCTGTGTCGGAGGTTGATTAGAAGTTCCCCTGTCTGCCTCATCCCGCCCTTCCACATAAGCTACAGTTACACCACACCGTCATTACATTACTACAAAGTCATTTGGTTAAACACTTTATCCTGAATTTAAATGAGACTCACCAACATTGACATCAAGTGGAGGCCTTTGGTTCATCCAAGGAGAAGGAGATTGCTGTACAAGATTATAAAGACAACATCAATATTGGCATTTGAGAAACTTAAACATAGTTATCAATAGCACAATATAAGATTCCTAGGGTTGGCCGCTACATGCTACTTTTTGAGATTGATAACTATGGAAACAATGAAAATAGGCAATTTGACGTGGtaaattgaaaaatactttGATATATCATGGGATCATCTAGCAAAATGAGCTTTACCATATATGGAGCAGGTCTTGCTCCTTTTCCATCAGCATTTCCTCCTGTGTCATTTCCAGAAGAGGGGTAGTCACTTGGTCCAGTAGGAATGTTATACGTTGAGTTATCCCCAGTTCCTGGTAGAGGGGTTTGAATTGGAGTTTGCAATGGTGTCTGCACATTCAAAAACCCACATCAACACAACAATCCAATATTCTTAACTCATGAAAAGGAGACATCACTTGTCAAACTTATAACTAGGGTGTGTCAAAACTCACAGGGGGGAAAAGCATATCCGCTGTAGGAGTCTCATACTCATCGGTCCCCTCATACGGTACGTTGAGATCATGAACCGGAGTAATTGGACCACCAGGAGTTGGCTTAGCTGCAGTGGACCTTTCTATGGGACCGAGCACAGCACCAGCTTGCATCATCTTCGATTCCCACATCTAATCAAATTACCAACAAAAGAGAAACGATGAACATCTTAAACACCAgcaataaaagttaaataaatagcACGGCCAAAGAATAGATCGGATCCAAACCCTAAATCAACAACCCAGCTGAGAAGGAAACAAATTCCCCAAACTAAATCAATACGCGTTTCAAATTAGAAGTAAAAGCATCAAATAATCTCATTAATTTCTTCATTCGTATAATTAAAAGGGAAATCATGGACGAATGAGAATAGCAGAGGCAGAGAAGAGAAATTACAGCTTGAAGCTCCTTGAGAACTTCCTCTCCAGGACCACCGTTGTTCACGAACTCGTCACGGACCTTGACCATGACATCCTCGATTACATCGATGTAGACCTGGCTGGTAGTGGAAGCCGCCATCGCGAATGTTAATTTTAGCAGACCTCCGAGTGTCTCCGATAATTCTCCGTATACGACCGATTTGAGAGAGAGTTCAGTGGAAGAGATCGAGAGGAATCATGAAAAATAGCGAGGCTAGGGTTTGGGATGGGGATGAGAGTGAGAGCTGAGTGAAACCAACGgcgaagagagagaagagacgGACGAGAAAGAGAGAATAAAGAGAGGAATATAAATAGGTTTGCATCCGATTTTAAACACAGCCGCACGTGTCAATATCCTCTTCTTCTTGATCTTTCCCACTACTCCAACACCCCCCGTTTCCTCTTCTCACgagtatttttcaaaattaaaaagaaaaagactttAAGAGAAGGATGTTAAATCTTATAAATGTATAATCTTCAAAATAGATCATTTCAATTCATCTTAATTGACTTTGTAAACAAGTCAATTTGCCTTGACTCACCACGTCCTAAAAAAGTTGATCAAGTTGGACAGTTgctaaattaaacaaattggtctcttaaaatttaaaataattttcttaagaaaaaaaatccagcaaaataaaatacatcaattgttgaattttgttcataacttatttttttgactttctGACAATTTCAttccaaataaaacaattttttttaaaggtaaaaaaaacaccaacaaccCAAATAATTCTATCACGCAATAATTTTATAACATGTACAATTTTGCAAACTCACTTGTTTATAGTCTCTTTCTTTCTCCTGAAAACTCAacgtaaataaaaaagaattagtgTAGCACACACTTAGTAATAGTATAGAGAGGTTAAGAaccacaaaacaaaaacattagaaaaCTCAATGTAaacaaaaagctaaaaaaaccAACTAAAATAGTACGTTGAagcagtttttttatatatggttGAACTAGTAAATAaagtttattaatataatatcataattaaggagaaaattaaatgaagtcGTCAAGTGCTTTGGGActataataaaaagaataaaaaagataaaatgaaaagtaaatctctatgtatatttcttttattttcttatagaaACAAcgtactatttatttttttaaaaaaaaaatataaactttaaaaCTATACTCCATTTTTATTTCCTGACATGCAGTAAAATAGAAacaattaattatcattttcgAGGGAAAAGATAGACTATAAACAAGTgagtatataaaataaataagagagagaaataatgttttttcaaCAATACATAATTAATAAGTTAATCAACCTTAGTTTTTGTAAGTGAACAATCATTACAAGtttaacaaaacaataaataattatatgataaaagTATTTCAAGATCACGAAATGATAATTtacacaaaataatatttaattttttttgtcaatccAATTCACCATATGTTAAGCCTGGGGTGGATTAAATCATAGGTGTGTTCAATTTTctagttaattataattttaatttttttattagttcagCTTGAACTCATGATGAGTTAGGTTGGCTTGCaagtttctttctcttttaaatattatattatatcatttaaGGTATTTGCTAATCACgatgtaattaataaattggATGAGAAAAGATAACATGAAGTGATAgagtttttagaaatattttgagatttaataaaaaaaatccttttgaaACTTTAACCAATTTTAAAACTGcacttttcaaaatatttttctttcattttaactgataatattaaatatgcaAATGCTCAATGTTCACCTATtcagacaaaagaaaaaaagttattcacaaaaatgctttcaaaaacaaataacaaaaaaataacaataaaagacTGGTGAGAATATGTGTACTGGGAAACTAATCCATTGGATTCACCTATTTTTAGTGAATATATTACCAATCTCTAAGTTCAACGTGCATTGGTCTAGtatcaacaaaataaagtaATGTTTTCTTGCTCACAATTCCATCTCTTCAAATTAAGATCGAGATAAagattaagaaattttttaaggcataaacaataatgataaaagataataaaaagtcAATATTGATTTGAAGCTAACCAGCGAAAATgtataaatatagaaaaaaaattaacaaaaaataaacatgaatatgaattatattattagtaataaaAGGAACTAGAATTAATGTTATAATATTAGTgttatattttacattattttgaatcttttaattatcatttaaacatttttttggttCATTCGGTCCCTTCCATATATATTTTCGTTTATGACTTTCCGTTACTTTCCGTTGATGGCAGTTACGCCAATTGTGACTAGGTGATGACAAATCTGTTAAATGGCAGATagcaagaaaaaatatattaagaggAAAGCGTAGAATAGAAGGAGAATGCAATCTGTTTTATTCATTAAGGGTAAAGCCTTATTATAGGCTTTTACATAACAGAACAATTCCTAAACTCTAGGCCACTAATCCATGACAAATCCATGTTCCACGTGAAGTAACAAACTCCCTAGcattaaagataaattaaacTGAAACAATTCGATCAACAAAAATTAACGTGcagaaacaataaaataatattatcctAACAAAATCAGAGTGTATATAAGGCTTTGTAACTGCATTTCAATCACTTAAACCTCACAAACCAGTTCTGCATTACTACTTTTTCTTCCCTCACTTCACTGCTCTCCATCTTTCAATTCTCTCTCCGAAAATGAGTGAAGATAAAGAATCACATAACATCTCCCCTGTCAATGTAAGTTCTTCACTTCTCGTCTCCAATGATAATGAACACAGTTAGGTGGATTTAATCTTGAGGTCTTGATCAACTCAATCTTTATTATGTTCACAACAAAGAAAACTCAAACTTTTTATCATTCAATTGTTCGTTAAGCTGTTTTTCTGTGTTCACTCAACATAATTAAAGTCTTtcttaattaaggaaagaaaaggaaaatgaattctgtaattttgtctttttgagatttttctatA
The nucleotide sequence above comes from Glycine soja cultivar W05 chromosome 11, ASM419377v2, whole genome shotgun sequence. Encoded proteins:
- the LOC114377382 gene encoding transcription initiation factor IIA large subunit-like isoform X2; translation: MAASTTSQVYIDVIEDVMVKVRDEFVNNGGPGEEVLKELQAMWESKMMQAGAVLGPIERSTAAKPTPGGPITPVHDLNVPYEGTDEYETPTADMLFPPTPLQTPIQTPLPGTGDNSTYNIPTGPSDYPSSGNDTGGNADGKGARPAPYMQSPSPWMNQRPPLDVNVAYVEGRDEADRGTSNQPPTQDFFTMPSGKRKRNDLTSQYNAGGYIPQQDGAGDATHGDFEIEVSGRGISINSHHTISKGKMSADLERSTSRIPQLDGPIPYDDDVLSTPNIYNYGEVFSEDYNISNTPAPPEVPASTPALLVQNEVGNDFDDDDDDEPPLNEEDDDDLDDMEQGEDQNTHHLVLAQFDKVTRTKSRWKCTLKDGIMHINNKDILFNKATGEFEF
- the LOC114377382 gene encoding transcription initiation factor IIA large subunit-like isoform X1 encodes the protein MAASTTSQVYIDVIEDVMVKVRDEFVNNGGPGEEVLKELQAMWESKMMQAGAVLGPIERSTAAKPTPGGPITPVHDLNVPYEGTDEYETPTADMLFPPTPLQTPIQTPLPGTGDNSTYNIPTGPSDYPSSGNDTGGNADGKGARPAPYMQSPSPWMNQRPPLDVNVAYVEGRDEADRGTSNQPPTQDFFTMPSGKRKRNDLTSQYNAGGYIPQQDGAGDATHGDFEIEVPPISQHHIYHQDVCISFVSGRGISINSHHTISKGKMSADLERSTSRIPQLDGPIPYDDDVLSTPNIYNYGEVFSEDYNISNTPAPPEVPASTPALLVQNEVGNDFDDDDDDEPPLNEEDDDDLDDMEQGEDQNTHHLVLAQFDKVTRTKSRWKCTLKDGIMHINNKDILFNKATGEFEF